One Artemia franciscana chromosome 7, ASM3288406v1, whole genome shotgun sequence DNA segment encodes these proteins:
- the LOC136029551 gene encoding homeobox protein Nkx-2.2a-like isoform X2 has product MRFCDSKASGQKVSGFSVRDILDLPAHGSEAPKTLTDVEQLLPTESSTEGLRAKLDISSQQKDTYSSSMVSFESPRFKSQLDQNIVAHQWMDSQEFRSLQALQEVTSRLSRSPSEGRPSPTHTPNPQAQSELHHIDLHSESDRLDSDMDNIDVLSLSDKDYISETESDDKNSGKTEGAQKKRKRRVLFSKAQTFELERRFRQQKYLSAPEREHLASIIRLTPTQVKIWFQNHRYKTKRARVEKGLNPEMSSNSFQPPRRVAVPVLVRDGRPCPSSGQKIDFPLTPQQAAVCLNAFTSLGIAMNPFGLNMADLAAMQSHSQVNLSQVMSGQSSHNLNGIVHPRWW; this is encoded by the exons attctgtGACTCAAAGGCCAGCGGCCAGAAAGTGTCCGGATTCTCTGTAAGGGACATTTTAGATCTTCCCGCGCACGGGTCTGAAGCTCCGAAAACGTTAACCGACGTGGAGCAACTCTTACCGACGGAATCATCAACTGAAG ggcTCAGAGCTAAATTGGATATTAGCTCTCAACAAAAGGATACATATTCCTCAAGTATGGTCTCATTTGAAAGCCCTCGTTTCAAAAGTCAGTTAGACCAGAATATTGTAGCACATCAATGGATGGACTCTCAAG aatttcgttcgCTGCAAGCACTGCAAGAAGTAACATCACGGCTGTCACGTTCGCCGTCGGAAGGAAGACCCAGTCCGACACATACACCTAACCCTCAGGCTCAGTCAGAGCTGCATCATATTGACTTGCATTCTGAGTCAGATAGACTTGACTCAGATATGGATAATATTGATGTGCTTAGTTTAAGTGATAAAGATTATATTTCAGAAACTGAATCTGACGATAAAAATTCGGGCAAAACTGAAGGAGCCCAAAAGAAGCGTAAACGAcgagttttgttttctaaagctcaaacttttgaattagaaCGACGTTTTCGACAGCAAAAGTATTTATCTGCACCCGAAAGAGAGCACCTTGCAAGTATAATACGTCTTACTCCAACtcaagtgaaaatttggtttcaaaaccatagatacaaaacaaaaagagcaAGGGTTGAAAAGGGATTGAACCCTGAAATGTCATCAAACAGTTTTCAACCTCCACGAAGAGTTGCAGTTCCAGTTTTAGTCAGGGACGGACGGCCTTGTCCCTCTTCGGgccaaaaaattgattttcccTTGACCCCACAGCAAGCAGCAGTTTGTCTAAATGCTTTTACTAGCCTAGGAATTGCTATGAATCCATTTGGACTAAATATGGCAGATTTAGCAGCAATGCAATCTCACTCGCAGGTCAATTTAAGCCAAGTGATGTCTGGACAGAGTTCTCACAATTTGAATGGTATTGTACACCCTAGATGGTGGTGA
- the LOC136029551 gene encoding homeobox protein Nkx-2.2a-like isoform X1: MLIADHMERKGKEVSMKSRKTFCDSKASGQKVSGFSVRDILDLPAHGSEAPKTLTDVEQLLPTESSTEGLRAKLDISSQQKDTYSSSMVSFESPRFKSQLDQNIVAHQWMDSQEFRSLQALQEVTSRLSRSPSEGRPSPTHTPNPQAQSELHHIDLHSESDRLDSDMDNIDVLSLSDKDYISETESDDKNSGKTEGAQKKRKRRVLFSKAQTFELERRFRQQKYLSAPEREHLASIIRLTPTQVKIWFQNHRYKTKRARVEKGLNPEMSSNSFQPPRRVAVPVLVRDGRPCPSSGQKIDFPLTPQQAAVCLNAFTSLGIAMNPFGLNMADLAAMQSHSQVNLSQVMSGQSSHNLNGIVHPRWW; encoded by the exons ATGTTAATTGCAGATCATATGGAGAGAAAGGGGAAAGAGGTCTCCATGAAGTCGAGAAAAAC attctgtGACTCAAAGGCCAGCGGCCAGAAAGTGTCCGGATTCTCTGTAAGGGACATTTTAGATCTTCCCGCGCACGGGTCTGAAGCTCCGAAAACGTTAACCGACGTGGAGCAACTCTTACCGACGGAATCATCAACTGAAG ggcTCAGAGCTAAATTGGATATTAGCTCTCAACAAAAGGATACATATTCCTCAAGTATGGTCTCATTTGAAAGCCCTCGTTTCAAAAGTCAGTTAGACCAGAATATTGTAGCACATCAATGGATGGACTCTCAAG aatttcgttcgCTGCAAGCACTGCAAGAAGTAACATCACGGCTGTCACGTTCGCCGTCGGAAGGAAGACCCAGTCCGACACATACACCTAACCCTCAGGCTCAGTCAGAGCTGCATCATATTGACTTGCATTCTGAGTCAGATAGACTTGACTCAGATATGGATAATATTGATGTGCTTAGTTTAAGTGATAAAGATTATATTTCAGAAACTGAATCTGACGATAAAAATTCGGGCAAAACTGAAGGAGCCCAAAAGAAGCGTAAACGAcgagttttgttttctaaagctcaaacttttgaattagaaCGACGTTTTCGACAGCAAAAGTATTTATCTGCACCCGAAAGAGAGCACCTTGCAAGTATAATACGTCTTACTCCAACtcaagtgaaaatttggtttcaaaaccatagatacaaaacaaaaagagcaAGGGTTGAAAAGGGATTGAACCCTGAAATGTCATCAAACAGTTTTCAACCTCCACGAAGAGTTGCAGTTCCAGTTTTAGTCAGGGACGGACGGCCTTGTCCCTCTTCGGgccaaaaaattgattttcccTTGACCCCACAGCAAGCAGCAGTTTGTCTAAATGCTTTTACTAGCCTAGGAATTGCTATGAATCCATTTGGACTAAATATGGCAGATTTAGCAGCAATGCAATCTCACTCGCAGGTCAATTTAAGCCAAGTGATGTCTGGACAGAGTTCTCACAATTTGAATGGTATTGTACACCCTAGATGGTGGTGA